One genomic window of Phoenix dactylifera cultivar Barhee BC4 chromosome 6, palm_55x_up_171113_PBpolish2nd_filt_p, whole genome shotgun sequence includes the following:
- the LOC103716179 gene encoding pentatricopeptide repeat-containing protein At5g18475 produces MKPQHLIPKPSSSPSASLQWISPLQYLKPPPPKPSPPPPSPQPSKRPSRFISHPDAVRLINRQSDPQRALDIFNSAATQPGFSHNHATYSAILLRLARARKFVAIDALIRRMALEPCRFHEAVFLRLMPLFSRAFLPERTLDLFHSIAPIVRSKPSPKALATCLDLLVDSGRFDLAQKLLSDAKIKFCIEPNTCVYNILVKCHCKAGDLDSAFRVLEMMRTSKLAPPSLITYSTLMGGLCKEGKLKDAFQLFEEMIEKERIVPDPVTYNVLIDGFCRHGQVEKARAIMAFMRNNGCEPNMFNYSTLMNGFCKEGKVEEAKEVFEEMKRIGLEVDAVSYTTLIGCLCKEGRVDEGIELVKDMRESGCKADVVTYNVVLEGLCRYGRFVEAMDLLESLPYGGVRLNVASYRIVLNCLCNRGEMEMAVGLLGLMLGRGFVPHFATSNKLLVGLCETERMGDATIALYALAEMGFRPEIETWARLVQLVCRDRKLKKVFELISEIIVGDKFYDL; encoded by the coding sequence ATGAAACCCCAGCACCTCATCCCCaagccctcctcctccccctctgcATCTCTCCAATGGATCTCTCCCCTCCAATACCTCAAACCACCGCCTCCCAAAccctcccctccccctccctctccccagcCCTCCAAGCGCCCTTCCCGCTTCATCTCTCACCCCGACGCCGTCCGCCTCATCAACCGCCAGTCCGACCCCCAGCGCGCCCTCGACATCTTCAACTCCGCAGCCACCCAGCCCGGCTTCTCCCACAACCACGCCACCTACTCCGCCATCCTCCTCCGCCTCGCCCGCGCCCGCAAGTTCGTCGCCATCGACGCCCTCATCCGCCGCATGGCCCTCGAGCCCTGCCGCTTCCACGAGGCCGTCTTCCTCCGCCTCATGCCCCTCTTCTCCCGCGCCTTCCTCCCCGAGAGAACCCTCGACCTCTTCCACTCCATTGCCCCCATCGTCCGCAGTAAGCCCTCGCCGAAAGCCCTCGCCACCTGCCTCGACCTCCTCGTCGACTCCGGCCGCTTCGATCTCGCCCAGAAGCTCCTCTCCGATGCCAAAATCAAATTTTGCATCGAACCCAACACTTGCGTCTATAACATTCTCGTGAAGTGCCATTGTAAAGCTGGTGATCTCGATTCGGCGTTCAGAGTTCTCGAGATGATGAGGACATCGAAGTTGGCGCCTCCCAGTTTGATCACCTACTCCACCTTGATGGGTGGATTATGCAAAGAGGGGAAGCTCAAGGACGCGTTCCAGTTGTTCGAGGAAATGATTGAGAAGGAAAGGATTGTTCCTGATCCAGTGACGTACAATGTGCTGATTGATGGATTTTGCAGACACGGGCAGGTCGAGAAGGCGAGAGCAATAATGGCGTTTATGAGAAACAATGGTTGCGAGCCGAACATGTTCAATTACTCGACTTTGATGAATGGGTTCTGCAAGGAAGGGAAAGTGGAGGAGGCAAAAGAGGTTTTTGAGGAGATGAAGAGGATCGGCTTGGAAGTTGATGCTGTGAGCTACACAACATTGATTGGTTGTCTTTGTAAAGAGGGAAGAGTTGATGAAGGAATTGAATTGGTCAAAGACATGAGGGAAAGTGGGTGTAAAGCTGATGTTGTTACATATAATGTGGTTCTTGAAGGCTTGTGCAGGTATGGGAGGTTTGTGGAGGCGATGGACCTGCTTGAGAGCTTGCCTTATGGAGGTGTTCGGTTGAATGTGGCGAGCTACAGGATCGTGCTGAATTGCTTGTGTAATAGAGGGGAGATGGAGATGGCAGTGGGGTTGTTGGGTCTGATGCTTGGTAGAGGGTTTGTGCCTCACTTTGCAACATCGAACAAGTTGTTGGTTGGATTGTGTGAAACTGAAAGGATGGGGGATGCAACTATTGCATTGTATGCATTGGCGGAGATGGGATTTAGGCCAGAGATTGAAACATGGGCTCGGTTGGTTCAGTTGGTGTGCCGGGACAGAAAACTCAAGAAGGTGTTTGAATTGATCAGCGAAATAATCGTAGGAGATAAATTTTATGATCTTTGA